The DNA window GCAGGCAGGCCGATCACCGTGTCGATGTGGCCATCCTTTAGCAGCTTGGTACGAATGCGTTCTTCCGCACCGCCACGGAACAGCACGCCGTGGGGCAGGATGATGGCCATCACCCCATCTTGCTTCAGGAAGTGGAAGCCGTGCAGCAAGAAGGCAAAATCCGCCGCAGACTTGGGTGCCAGGCCGTAGTTCTTGAAGCGCATATCATCGCCCAACGCCTCGCTTGGCTCCCAGCGGTAGCTGAACGGCGGGTTGGCCACCACGGCATCAAATCTTGGCTGCTTGGCGGGGTTCATTTCACGCAGGCTGTCCCACTCGTTGGTCAGCGTGTCACCGTGGTAAATCTCGAACTCGGAATCCTTCACCCCGTGCAGCAGCATGTTCATGCGTGCGAGGTTGTAGGTGGTGATGTTCTTTTCCTGCCCCACAATTTTGCCGATGCCGTGCGGGCCCATGCGGTGGCGCACATTCAGCAGTAAGGAGCCCGAGCCGCAGGCGAAATCGAACACGCTTTCCAGATGCTTCTTTTGGCCGGTGGCGGGTTCCTGACTGTCCAGCGTGACGATACCCGAAAGGATGCTGGAAATCTGCTGCGGCGTGTAAAACTCACCGGCCTTCTTGCCACTGCCTGCGGCAAACTGGCCAATCAGGTATTCATAGGCATCGCCCAGCGTATCCTTGTCGGTCGAGAATTTTTCCAGCCCATCGGCAATCGCCTTGATCACCGTGCACAGCGTGGCATTGCGCGCGGTGTAGTCTTTGCCCAATTTTTCCGAATTCAGATTGATCTCGGAGAACAAGCCATCGAAGGTGCTGGCGAAGGATTCGTTCTCGATGTAATCAAAACCATTTTGCAGCGTGTGCAGCAACTCGCCGTTTTGCGTGCGTGCCATCTCGGCAATGCTGCTCCATAGATACGCGGGCTGGATCACGTAATGCACCTTGCGGCGCATCTGTTTTTCAAATTCCAGCACATCATCCACATTATCTGCATACCAAAACGACAAAGGACTTAGACGATCTTCTGGTTTCAGTTGATAAAGAAATTCTATCAGCTAATATAAATCAAGCACTAATAATGATTTGTTTATTCTTAAAATTAAAGCAAGGATTGATCAATCAAATATTTCTTTAACCCTGCTAGAAGGATTTAATATTCTTTTACCTGACTTGGGGAGCAATAAAAAATAGCCGATTGTCTCTCTTCTTTAAATAATTTAATCACTGTCTAAGGCTGAAAGATTGATTTGTTAAATCGGCATAAAAAGGCTTAATACAACACAGTTATTTCCTTAAGGAAATCTATTCTCTCATCGCTTGAGCTTGTCTTAAAGTGACTTCTTCCATTAAGCCATGGTAGCCTTGTGGACAAGTAATGGTTTCGTCATTAGGGTGATAAATACAGCTCTCAGGAATAGTATTTTCTATATAGGTTTGCTTAGTTTCTTTAAGCAATGCTGCTTGTGCTTTTACTTTTGCTGTAGTGCGCTCTAGTAGCGTTTGTTGGTATTGGAGCTCCTGTAAACGCTCTTTTTGGGTAATCCCCCTTGGTCTTTGCCTCTGGTAACCATAACCCATTGGGTAACCAAAAGGTAGGGTTCCTGGGTAGCTCCAAAAAAACGGATTATATATTCCTACTGGATAACCCCAGCCAAAGAAAAAGAAACTGCTGTAGAAAAAATTACCTGCTTGAACAGAAGATAAGAAAAATAAGCTTAATAATAGGAGTAGGATAGTTTTTTGTTTCATAGCCATCTCCTTTTATATACTATGTTATATCTACTATATTAAGTCATCCTGAATTTAGACATTTAAAAGTACTTGAATCAGATTTGGCTTAAGTAAAACTCCCCTCTTCATTCCATAGCATGCATAGGGTAAAATTTTAAATATATTATTTTTTTGGAAAATTAGCCCCGGTAGCTCAGATGGATAGAGCGTCCCCCTCCTAAGGGGAAGGTCACACGTTCGAATCGTGTTCGGGGCACCAATGTATTATTGGAGATAATGTGTCAGGTTATATTCCTATTAGTTGCGATCTTCATGATCGCCTAGAAATACTCGCTACTTATGGTAAGTCTTGCTCTATTGTTTACCAAGAAGAAAATGGAGGCAGCTTAGAAGTAAATGATAAAATCGTAGATATTTATACAAAGAATAAAGAAGAATTTATATTACTTGGTTCAAACCAATTCATTCGCTTAGATAGATTGATTACTGTGGATGGGCAACCCTATAAAGGATAATTTATTTTTTAACTTCACTATTTTTTTTCATATTTAGGTACTGCCAGCTAACTGCTATCAGAATACATGGCATCAAAAAAACGCCTATCCATACTATTAAAGGTAGTTTATCAAGCCAGACGAAAATAAGAAGTGAATATAAAGCATCTTCTGCTTCAAAACCGAAAAAATTAGGAAGTTTAATTGCCTCTTTCCCTGCTTTTTGCTCAATTACATTACGAATTAGAAAGGTTGCTGCAATTGCGATACCTTCTAACAATCCCATAACAGGAGCCCACTGTCCTAAATAGGAATTACTAAGTCCCCAACCAATGCCTAAAAATAAAACAGTAGTAGTGATTGCATCTACTGTTAGATCATAAAAATGCCCAAAATTGGATTGTTTACCACTGATTCTAGCCAGTTCTCCATCCACATGATCAAGAAATCCAGTTAGAATCCATAGCCAAGCTGCAAGATAAAGATACTCTCCTCCACTAAATAAAAATGCAGAACCTATCCCTGTAGTAAAACGTAGTGTCGTAATATGATTAGGGTTAATCCAACTATTATGGAATAACTTTGCAACAAAAATAGCAAGACGTATTTCCCAAGGAGGATGAATAGAAAACATGAGATCTTATATATGAAATTTAAAACTAAAAAAAATATTTTATAGAAATCTCTTACAGCCCCAATTGATTCCAAATGTTATCTATTTTTTGTCTTACCTCTTTACTCATAACAATAGCCTCTCCCCATTCTCTGGTTGTTTCTCCTTGCCATTTATGAGTGGCATCAAAACCAATTTTTGACCCTAATCCTGAAACAGGTGAGGCAAAATCTAAGTAGTCAATTGGCGTATCTTCAATAATAGTGCAGTCTCGTGCTGGATCTATACGAGTAGTCATTGCCCAAATTACATCTTTCCAATCCCTAGCATTAATATCATCATCAGTCACAATTACAAATTTTGTATACATGAATTGACGTAAAAAAGACCAAACCCCAAACATAACCCGCTTTGCATGACCAGGATATTGTTTTTTCATCGTAACTACAGCCATCCGATAGGAACATCCTTCTGGAGGTAGATAAAAATCAGTGATTTCTGGAAATTGCCGCTGCAGAATAGGGATAAAAACTTCGTTAAGTGCAACACCTAAAATAGCTGGCTCATCTGGAGGGCGACCAGTGTAAGTGCTATGATAGATAGGATTATGGCGATGAGTAATACGCTCAATCGTAAAAACAGGAAAAGATTCTACCTCATTATAATATCCCGTGTGATCCCCAAAGGGACCTTCAGGAGCTTCTTCTCCAGGATTTAAATAACCTTCTAATACAATTTCTGCACTGGCTGGAATTTGTAATTCACTACCTAAAGAGGAGATGAGTTCTGTTTTTGAACCTCGTAATAAGCCTGCAAAGGCATACTCCGATAAAGTATCAGGAATTGGGGTCACTGCACTTAAGATAGTGGCAGGGTCAGCTCCTAGCACAACAACGATAGGAAAAGATTTTCCTGGATAAACTCGCTGCCAATCTTGATAATCTAAAGCTCCTCCTCGATGAGCAAGCCAGCGCATAATCACTTTATTAGGAGCAATCACTTGTTGGCGATAAATACCCATATTTTGCCGGGGCTTGTGGGGGCCTTTGGTGACCACTAAGCCCCAAGTAATCAGAGGGGCTACATCTTTAGGCCAGCAAGTTTGAATAGGAAATTTTCCTAGATCAACGGCCGATCCTTCAAGGACAATTTCTTGGCAGGGAGCTGATTTAACGATTTTAGGTGCCATATGTAGCACTTTTTTAAAGATAGGTAGGTTTTCCCATACTTCTTTTATCCCCCGAGGAGGATCAGGGGCTTTTAGAAAAGCAAGTAACTCTCCTATCTCCCTAAGAGCAGATACTGAATTTTCCCCCATTCCAAGTGCTACTCTGCGAGGAGTACCAAATAAATTGCCAAGTACAGGTATAGAGGAATTTTTTGGATTTTCAAAAAGCAGTGCCGGTCCTTTGCTATGTAAAGCTCGGCTACAAATTTCAGTCATTTCCAAATACGGATCTATTTCTACCCGGATTCGTTTTAATTCTTTTTCTTTTTCTAATTTGTTTAGAAAATCACGAAAATCTCTATATTTCATAACCTAAAAATTCAATAAGAAAGCTAATATATTCTTAGAGATAAACGAAACAGTATACCTTTTTATAAGCAGTAAAAGTACTACATCTTTTATTGATATATCATTATTTTTATACTAAACTGGTTTGGATATGTTTGAAATTTTTTGCCCTTTTAAAGGGTGTAATAACTAGATAGTAGATTTTTTGACTCTTATAATAAAGGTATAAATTATGAAGAAACTTATTGGTTTAATTGCTGGTGTATTGCTATCTCTTTCTGTATACGCAACCGGTGGGCATGTAGCTGATGCAGCTGAACATGCTAAAGCTGCAGCTAATGCTGCTACCTCAGAAGAAGTGACTGCCCATGCAACAGAGGCAATGACCCATGCTAAGGCTGGAGGCGGCAATCCACATACTGCAGCTGGCGTAAAAAGCCTACAAGATGCTCTTGATCATGCCAAAATAGGTCATACTGATGCAGCTAAAAAATCAGCTGCTGAGGCTGCTACTCATCTAAAAGCAGCTATAAGCTAATTCTTCTTAGATTTGAAAAATGGGAAATGGCGGGATTATTCCCGCCATTTTTTTATGTAAATTTTGATAAAATAGTGTGTAATTCCTAGTTTAGTTTCTAAAAATTTTATAATTTACTGATCTTATAATGAAGATATAAATATAAAATTGTAACAAGCACAATTTGCCAATTATTGAGCTTCAGGCTGTTTTCAGTAGAGAAAATCCCTTAA is part of the Candidatus Nitrosacidococcus sp. I8 genome and encodes:
- a CDS encoding type I restriction-modification system subunit M produces the protein MIEFLYQLKPEDRLSPLSFWYADNVDDVLEFEKQMRRKVHYVIQPAYLWSSIAEMARTQNGELLHTLQNGFDYIENESFASTFDGLFSEINLNSEKLGKDYTARNATLCTVIKAIADGLEKFSTDKDTLGDAYEYLIGQFAAGSGKKAGEFYTPQQISSILSGIVTLDSQEPATGQKKHLESVFDFACGSGSLLLNVRHRMGPHGIGKIVGQEKNITTYNLARMNMLLHGVKDSEFEIYHGDTLTNEWDSLREMNPAKQPRFDAVVANPPFSYRWEPSEALGDDMRFKNYGLAPKSAADFAFLLHGFHFLKQDGVMAIILPHGVLFRGGAEERIRTKLLKDGHIDTVIGLPANLFFSTGIPVCILVLKKCKKPDDVLFINAAQYFEKGKRQNRLLPEHIDKILDTYQHRRKEDRYSMRVSMERIEKEGYNLNISRYVSTAEVEAAIDLADTHQQLVDIEQAIVRSKDKHNAFLKELGLSLLP
- a CDS encoding Rho-binding antiterminator, with the translated sequence MSGYIPISCDLHDRLEILATYGKSCSIVYQEENGGSLEVNDKIVDIYTKNKEEFILLGSNQFIRLDRLITVDGQPYKG
- a CDS encoding CDP-alcohol phosphatidyltransferase family protein, with protein sequence MFSIHPPWEIRLAIFVAKLFHNSWINPNHITTLRFTTGIGSAFLFSGGEYLYLAAWLWILTGFLDHVDGELARISGKQSNFGHFYDLTVDAITTTVLFLGIGWGLSNSYLGQWAPVMGLLEGIAIAATFLIRNVIEQKAGKEAIKLPNFFGFEAEDALYSLLIFVWLDKLPLIVWIGVFLMPCILIAVSWQYLNMKKNSEVKK
- the ubiD gene encoding 4-hydroxy-3-polyprenylbenzoate decarboxylase, with protein sequence MKYRDFRDFLNKLEKEKELKRIRVEIDPYLEMTEICSRALHSKGPALLFENPKNSSIPVLGNLFGTPRRVALGMGENSVSALREIGELLAFLKAPDPPRGIKEVWENLPIFKKVLHMAPKIVKSAPCQEIVLEGSAVDLGKFPIQTCWPKDVAPLITWGLVVTKGPHKPRQNMGIYRQQVIAPNKVIMRWLAHRGGALDYQDWQRVYPGKSFPIVVVLGADPATILSAVTPIPDTLSEYAFAGLLRGSKTELISSLGSELQIPASAEIVLEGYLNPGEEAPEGPFGDHTGYYNEVESFPVFTIERITHRHNPIYHSTYTGRPPDEPAILGVALNEVFIPILQRQFPEITDFYLPPEGCSYRMAVVTMKKQYPGHAKRVMFGVWSFLRQFMYTKFVIVTDDDINARDWKDVIWAMTTRIDPARDCTIIEDTPIDYLDFASPVSGLGSKIGFDATHKWQGETTREWGEAIVMSKEVRQKIDNIWNQLGL
- the smbP gene encoding small metal-binding protein SmbP — encoded protein: MKKLIGLIAGVLLSLSVYATGGHVADAAEHAKAAANAATSEEVTAHATEAMTHAKAGGGNPHTAAGVKSLQDALDHAKIGHTDAAKKSAAEAATHLKAAIS